One window of Macrococcus sp. 19Msa1099 genomic DNA carries:
- a CDS encoding AAA family ATPase: MKIKSLEIYGYGRLEHRKFQFNHDFVQIFGENEAGKSTMQAFIHALLFGFPKDGEYEPRLEPRFAPQYGGNIELEHIDGTTIMIERVFVHGKEKVKVIHEGVEKSIEWLNQLMNYMKKDTYKSIFSFDVLGLQEVHRKLTQEKLEAYLLQAGSFGSTEFTDLQRTINEEQVRLFNTDEDTGIIFEKARELQQLEADIRAQDDVKAHYAQIYDTYQKDSRRVEHIKLQIKELEEVKGHKEREIKYQSQAQEWKALELQLNIEPPQFPEQGINRFEALKHQVQKLSKDLELREEKLSQITSEMDNIQLLPDHLIEASRDIIKREHPIKQLHGDVRSVTQQRDALTTEMNTLMQDIGWQKFETVELNQKVQSDITEALNELEKQELERTQINRELQFVTLNVDRLSDESKVLNKEKVHDERFNKAQELQEQRKELESKSKLFHKLSEEATAYEARELKKHKLQQTIYAITVVISLVALVYSFMNALWISGSIFSFVSIIVLLMLILNKKPDVRFNDELADGVKQLEGNIYKLEHDFDLSFDLNEQKLLRHKLSNVITQLNREQSQKEALKQHLDISHKEIEATHQLLKQYKTALKIESNYPNNRLASAYRTIHKLVRIHDEILKCNAKIEEMKERLATFDQSILTLIPKLPVKTEASSIFHDLKNMLTTDEKEKFQYSKNANQRDLLKKEIKIINASLQQNIDEQHALFEEAGVEDTSSYYAKEAEYASYNTNLERFNVLSELLRNQAFTYEDNTHLAEVPEAILNEQLIDINVHIKSLVDERSNVQQQLRELEHAMHQICDDDTLSRLKFEYEIKKNQFNKLAETYLSVNYIDTLIQAHIKEVREERMPFVIDDATEIFNYLTEGRYTKIVYDEHLTTVAADGQVYHPTELSQSTKELLYIALRLSLIHSLRRYYPFPIIVDDAFVHFDKNRRERILEYMLKQQHNQIIYYTCNRSSTINSKQTIVLERNKKEVK, from the coding sequence CATATAGATGGTACAACGATTATGATTGAACGTGTATTTGTTCATGGTAAAGAAAAAGTAAAAGTCATTCACGAGGGTGTAGAGAAATCGATTGAATGGCTCAACCAGTTGATGAATTATATGAAAAAAGATACATATAAATCAATATTTTCATTTGATGTACTCGGTTTGCAGGAAGTACATCGTAAACTGACACAAGAAAAGCTTGAAGCTTACTTACTTCAGGCAGGCTCATTCGGTTCGACGGAATTTACAGATTTACAAAGGACGATAAATGAGGAGCAGGTACGTTTATTTAATACAGATGAAGATACTGGTATCATTTTTGAGAAAGCAAGAGAATTGCAGCAGCTAGAAGCGGATATAAGAGCGCAGGATGATGTAAAAGCACATTATGCACAAATATATGATACGTATCAGAAGGATTCAAGAAGAGTTGAACATATTAAATTACAGATTAAAGAACTTGAAGAAGTTAAAGGACATAAAGAAAGAGAAATTAAATATCAGAGTCAAGCACAGGAATGGAAAGCATTAGAACTACAATTAAACATAGAGCCGCCGCAATTTCCTGAGCAAGGGATTAATCGATTTGAGGCGTTGAAGCATCAGGTCCAGAAATTAAGTAAAGATCTTGAACTACGTGAAGAGAAGTTAAGCCAGATAACATCAGAGATGGATAATATTCAACTATTGCCTGACCACTTAATTGAAGCCTCAAGAGACATTATCAAAAGAGAACATCCGATTAAACAGCTGCATGGTGATGTTCGAAGTGTAACACAGCAACGCGATGCACTGACGACTGAAATGAATACTTTAATGCAGGATATCGGATGGCAGAAGTTTGAAACCGTTGAACTGAATCAGAAAGTTCAATCTGATATCACTGAAGCACTCAACGAGCTTGAGAAACAAGAACTCGAACGTACACAAATTAACAGAGAGCTGCAATTTGTAACACTAAACGTAGATAGATTATCTGATGAATCTAAAGTATTGAATAAAGAAAAAGTGCATGACGAACGTTTTAATAAAGCACAGGAACTTCAAGAACAGCGCAAGGAACTTGAAAGTAAATCAAAGCTCTTTCATAAATTGAGTGAAGAAGCAACTGCTTATGAAGCGCGTGAGCTCAAGAAACATAAGCTGCAGCAGACAATCTATGCGATAACGGTAGTCATTAGTCTTGTAGCACTTGTCTATAGTTTTATGAATGCGCTATGGATTTCAGGTAGTATATTCTCATTCGTAAGCATCATTGTACTACTGATGCTTATTTTAAATAAGAAGCCGGATGTACGATTTAATGATGAATTAGCGGATGGAGTAAAACAATTAGAGGGTAATATTTATAAACTTGAACATGACTTTGATTTGTCGTTTGATTTGAATGAACAAAAGTTATTACGCCATAAATTATCAAATGTTATCACTCAGTTAAATCGTGAGCAATCTCAAAAAGAAGCTTTAAAGCAACATTTAGACATTTCACATAAAGAAATTGAAGCGACACACCAATTGCTCAAGCAATACAAAACAGCGCTTAAAATAGAGAGTAATTATCCGAATAACCGATTAGCTTCTGCATATCGTACGATACATAAATTAGTGCGCATCCATGATGAAATCTTAAAGTGTAATGCTAAAATCGAGGAAATGAAAGAGCGTCTTGCTACATTCGATCAGAGCATATTAACGCTTATTCCGAAATTACCTGTGAAAACAGAGGCATCATCGATATTCCATGATTTAAAGAATATGTTAACGACCGATGAGAAAGAGAAATTCCAGTACAGTAAAAATGCAAATCAACGAGATTTATTAAAGAAAGAAATCAAAATTATTAATGCATCGTTGCAGCAGAATATTGATGAGCAGCATGCTTTGTTTGAAGAAGCAGGGGTGGAGGATACTTCAAGTTATTATGCTAAAGAGGCTGAATATGCGAGTTATAACACAAACTTAGAGCGTTTTAATGTGTTAAGTGAACTGCTTAGAAATCAAGCATTCACGTACGAGGATAATACGCATCTTGCTGAAGTGCCAGAAGCCATACTGAATGAGCAGTTGATAGATATTAATGTACATATTAAATCGTTGGTTGATGAACGCAGTAATGTGCAGCAACAGTTAAGAGAACTAGAACATGCTATGCATCAAATATGTGACGATGATACGTTATCAAGACTGAAGTTTGAATATGAAATAAAGAAAAATCAATTTAACAAACTTGCGGAAACATATTTATCTGTAAATTATATCGATACTTTAATTCAGGCACATATTAAAGAGGTACGTGAAGAACGAATGCCATTCGTTATTGATGATGCGACAGAAATCTTTAACTATCTAACTGAAGGACGTTACACGAAGATTGTTTATGATGAACATCTGACAACTGTAGCTGCGGATGGACAAGTATATCATCCGACAGAATTGTCACAATCAACGAAAGAATTATTATATATTGCATTAAGACTGAGTTTAATTCATTCATTAAGAAGATATTACCCATTCCCGATCATTGTCGATGATGCGTTTGTTCACTTTGACAAAAACAGGCGTGAGCGTATACTTGAATATATGCTTAAACAACAGCATAATCAAATTATCTATTACACTTGCAACCGTTCTTCTACAATTAACAGTAAGCAGACAATTGTACTGGAACGCAATAAGAAGGAGGTTAAATAA